From the Candidatus Omnitrophota bacterium genome, the window TACGGCAGTCTATTGGTGGATGGTTAAAATGGGGCTTGCTCTCGCAGGACTCCTTGGAGGTGCGATGCTTGCCTGGACAGGGTTTGATCAAGGAAAAGGCATTGGAAAATCTTTAGATACTTTATTTTGGATGAGAGTCTTTGACGTTTCTATTCCAATCATAGCATCCATTATTGCAATAATTTTTATTTTCAGTATAAAATTTACTGAAAATGATGCTCACAGGGTTCGCAAAGAATTGGAAGAAAGACGCGGAAAGGCATAGAAAAGAACATGACAAAACAAGACAACAAAAAGAAAACAAGCTCAAAACCAATTATTATTTTTCCATACCAAGGGTATGAAGATAACGAACAGTGTGAATGGTATTTCTGGTGGACAGTTGAAAGGTGCAAAGAAATCGATCCTATGCCAATTGTTGTGATACCAAGATCTACAGTCATCAGAGGCAATGCTGTTTCTTTTATAAAAGACGAACGATACAAAACTCTTGAAGTTGTGCAAACCTGGTCTGTGGACACATGTCAGACCTGGCTTACAGGCTGGGGTCACGTGCTTGATAACTATCCTGAGGCAGAAAGAATTATACAAATACCAGGCGATCTAGATTATGTTGACGAAGACGTTGAGTTTTATGATAAACTCAAAGGCTTTATTGAAACAACAGACGCAGATATCGCCATAGGTGATTTTAGAACAGGCGATCAATACAGTGCAAAAAGTTTAGTCGACACCTACGGGACATATCCTCTTTTAGCAAACTGGCTTCCTGAAATCTCGCAAAGCATAAGATCCCTACCTCTTAACAGGCCAAGATCTGAATTTCTTAATTTTAAAACAACAGTCCTAAAAGATCTTTTAATAAGAAATAGAAATTTTGCTTATGAACAAACTCTAAATTTCTTGATCAAATGCTGGGATTTTGATAAAAAGAAATGGATGTACAATATATCGGTGTCTCCTCTAGGAACCTTATCTGACAATAAATCTTTTCGAGACTACAGAGTATGCGTTGATCAAACAGAGAGAATTGAAAGAATGCTTTCATTGTTATGGAGAGAAATTAGAGAACCCGAAAAAAAAGATGGTGTAAGCGATGCCACTTTTGAACAACAATACAATATGTTTAGCAGCGAATACGACATTCTCCGCACCAAATCAAAAGGAATCATGGAAACTGCCCGAATTACGTTAAGAGCTCTTCTCGGAGCATAAATCAAATATACATCTATACAAAAAAATGACACACAGCGATGCTGCTGTGTGTCAAATTCATACGACGAACATACCTAAAATTATTAAATTTTCTATTTCTTTACACAAGCTGTCATCAAAGAAAGATAATCAATAACATGACGCGTAATAAGAAAGTTACGCCTTGTATACTCTTTAGCGTTTTGCCCCATAGCTAAAGCAAATTCAGGATTATTTAAAAGATAGCGAATGCGATAAGCGCAACCCTCAGCCGAACTAACTGTAAACCCAGTTTGTCCATAAACAATCTGGACCGTGATTCCACCAACAAAACCTCCAATAACAGGTCTTGCTTTCCACATCGCCTCAGCGACAGTTAACCCAAAACCCTCTTTAAGAGATTTCTGTAAAACAACAGCTGCAGCTCTTTGCAAAGCGTTAATAATAATGTTAGCATCAGGAGGAAGATCTAAAATAAAAATATCTTTATCTTTTTCTGCAGCGTTCTTCACTTCATTTAAAACCTCCAACCCTTCAGGATCATCTGCAGCGCTACCTCCAGCTAGAACAAGACAACAATCATTATACTGCTTAACCATTTTATAAGCTTCAATAACGCCAACAGGATCCTTAAAACGATCAAATCGAGAAACCTGCAGAATCATCGGCTTATCTTTTGGAATATTAAATTGTTCTAAAACAGAATTAATCTCTTCTTGTGTCAGCTCTTTATTTTTATCGCTCAACGGATCAATAGACGGATATACCAAATACTGAGGAATACTAAGTTTCTGGGCAAAACTTGGCAAAGAAAATATCGCCCCATCATATTTCGAAACGTATTCTTTCAAGAAATTCCATACCTTGCGCTGAGGACGCGAAGCATCAATGTGGCAGCGCCATAACCATGTCGAACCTTTTTTCTTTTTATAAATTAATGGGGCAGGCTGAGGATCATGAATAATAACCATGTCTGCATCCAAATTCATTTTCAAGCCATTCTTCTTGTTAATTCGAAGATAAGCATCGTACATTTCTTTAGTAATAATTTGATTCTGCCCCTGAAGCGCATTGTGAAAACTTTTCGTTACTTGATAAAACTCTGGAGCTCCCTCGATCACATCCCAGCGTGTATCAATTCCCAAATCTTGAAACAAAGGAACGAGCCGATGCAACATCTCAGCAACGCCTCCACCCCAACGCGTCGAATTAACATGAACGAATTTTTTTCCCTTAAGACGATCTGCAACGCGATGTCCAAGATCAACAATTCCTGCAGGAGCAATATTTCGATAAGATTCCCAATCTAGCGTGCTCATGAGTACTGCCCTCCTTCTTGAAGCTCTTGATCGCACAAACAAAGTATTTTCTTGCGAAGCCCTTCTAAACCATACATATAAGCATCGATTCGCTCAATACTTTGAGCTAACTGACTTAATCCTAAAACCTCTTCGAGCCAGATTGAAAAGTCACTTCTTCCTTTTTGTCCACGTAAACGTGCCTCAAAAACATGATTATATATCGCGCTTGCATCGACACAAGCTAGACTGTCTCGAAACTCCTTTAAATTCTGAGCTTTAAGCCTCGTAGGAATTTCGATAATTTTTGACTTCATTAAATAAAACGGCTGACCAAAAGAAACAGCTGGAATTGTTTTTATGCTTGAGAGATGGTCGTCAATGACTTCAATCAAATCGCTTCGAACATCTTCGATTTTTTGTTTGCCGGAAGGCGTTAAGGCTGAAAGCTTTTCTCCTAAAACGCGATCTCTAACCTGCATCACAATCCAATTAGCAAAGTCACTCGGATACGGCCCCATAATATAAAAATGCCGCAAAAAATAACTATGCGTATGAAAATATATTGAATCAGGCGAGGCTTCCTCTATTAACTCCAAAAGCTCAGCCTCGTCATTGGCCTTTTTGCCAGTGAGCTCTTTAATTTCAATGCAATCCGTAAATTGAAATTCTTTCATTTTTTATTCCTTCTCTTTATCTAGTTATCTAACAGTGTTATTCATTAACGCATTCATTAAAACAAAAAAATAGAAATGAAATAATAAAGAAATTATACTCCTATTTTGATTCTTGACTATAAAATTATTCAATAGCCTAATAATTCTTCAAAATAAAAATAGATAAAAAGCAGCAATCACTTGTTCTTTATTATTCTAAAAGAATTCTTCATCATCAAGGCAACCATCCAACCGCCGGCGAACAAACAAATCCCCATAGATAAAACGCCAAGAAAGCGAAAGAAAAAAGCAACCCATCCATCAAAAGCCAACAATCCCATTTGCGTTAACAAATAATTCCAATCATGAGCAATGCTAGGCGTTAAACCAAAAGGCGTCACCAAAGGCAAAGCCATAGCTTGTGCATCACCAGCATAAGTGGCTACATTAAAAAAATTAGTAGAAAGCCAGCCAAAGCAAAGTGCCGAAGCAAAATAATCTTTTTGTTTCAAGAAATTATAAACACCATAAAGAGGTACCAAGCACTGAAGAACCGTCCCTCCAGCAATCGTTAAGAATTCTCCACCAAAAGAAAAAACCATATGACCTAATTCATGGATTCCCAAATTAATCGCCCCGAGCAAAGACTGATAATGCGGATCCCTTAAATGTCTAATTAGAACACAGATGAACCATATCAACAAAGGCAAACGAACAAACCCGTTTCTTCCCTGGCACCATTGGACAATGTCTTTTTTCATGTTCATTAAAAAAATCATTTAGAAAATTCTTTCTAAAAAGCAGCTACCGCTTTTTAAGCGACTGCGTCTTTCTTCTGTCACAAGAAAATAATTATATCGCTCTGAATGAACAAAACAATCATTGTTTGTCGAACTTAAAAGCAAATTTCCCTAATCAATCTATTTATTAATAATAAAACTTGGCCCAAGCCGAACATTCTTATCTAGCTTCCAACAACAGCATGCAACGGTTTTATTTTCTGTTATTTTAATCTCAGCTTCTTTGCCAAGCGCTACTACGGCATGCCAAACTTTCTTGCGAATAACAATGGGTCTATCCAGCAAAAAACATTTTATATCTTCAAAATTCTTTTTAAGCGACACAAACAATAAGGCCTTTCCTTTAACAGGCTCAAAAGTCTCATCAGAAAAAGGATGCTGTTCTAAACGTCCAACGGACTGATCTCTTAATACTAAATATGCTACCCGCCATCCAACTTTAGCTGTCTCCACGTGAACAATACGCCAAAGATTACGATTATTTACCTTACTTTCCTTCCCAGGATAACAAATAAGCTTTCCGTATGATTTAAAATTCTGCGCAGTAATTTTCTTATATGGCTGTGCCACGTTAACCTCAGCTTAAAAACAATTCTTAATCTTTTTATTTTAGCGAAGCCATATCAATAACAAAACGAAAACGCACATCCCCTTTGACCACGCGTTCATATGCATCTTGTGCTTTATCGATAGAAATAATCTCAATATCTGAAACAATATTATGTTTTCCGCTAATAATTCGAAACCATATTTCTAACATAAAAATCAAAAATCAGAAATATCAAACACTTTATTTAGATTATCCGGCTCTAAAATCGATTCTTTAGAGCCATTTTGAAAAATCTTTCCATCTTTAATAATCATCCCTTGAGTATAAAAGCTTCGTATGTCCTCCAAGTGATGAGTGACAAGTACTATTTGAGGAGCCGAAGGCTTAATCGCAATTTGTTCAATCAAACGATACGCTTTTTGTCTGGCTCCAATATCTAAAAAAGCAAATGGCTCATCTAGTATCAAAAGCTCGGGCTGGTTAATCAATGCTCGGCATAAAATTACTTTAAACTGTTCTCCAGAAGAAATCGAACCAAAACTTTTTTCAAGTAAATGCACACAACTAAAGGCATCTGCCATTTTATGAACTTGCTCTACAATGTCAGTATTTTTTTCTGATAAATAACTTGTTGAACCATCAATTCCTGAGGCAACAATATCCTCGACGTTATAACGCTTGTACATTCTATTAAATATCCACGTAGACACATAGCCTATTTTCTTACGAAGGTCAGGAATACATATTTTTCCGTATTGCTGCCCTAAAATAAAAACAGAACCTTCTTGCGGCCA encodes:
- a CDS encoding MFS transporter → TAVYWWMVKMGLALAGLLGGAMLAWTGFDQGKGIGKSLDTLFWMRVFDVSIPIIASIIAIIFIFSIKFTENDAHRVRKELEERRGKA
- a CDS encoding glycosyltransferase, whose translation is MSTLDWESYRNIAPAGIVDLGHRVADRLKGKKFVHVNSTRWGGGVAEMLHRLVPLFQDLGIDTRWDVIEGAPEFYQVTKSFHNALQGQNQIITKEMYDAYLRINKKNGLKMNLDADMVIIHDPQPAPLIYKKKKGSTWLWRCHIDASRPQRKVWNFLKEYVSKYDGAIFSLPSFAQKLSIPQYLVYPSIDPLSDKNKELTQEEINSVLEQFNIPKDKPMILQVSRFDRFKDPVGVIEAYKMVKQYNDCCLVLAGGSAADDPEGLEVLNEVKNAAEKDKDIFILDLPPDANIIINALQRAAAVVLQKSLKEGFGLTVAEAMWKARPVIGGFVGGITVQIVYGQTGFTVSSAEGCAYRIRYLLNNPEFALAMGQNAKEYTRRNFLITRHVIDYLSLMTACVKK
- a CDS encoding DUF5752 family protein; its protein translation is MKEFQFTDCIEIKELTGKKANDEAELLELIEEASPDSIYFHTHSYFLRHFYIMGPYPSDFANWIVMQVRDRVLGEKLSALTPSGKQKIEDVRSDLIEVIDDHLSSIKTIPAVSFGQPFYLMKSKIIEIPTRLKAQNLKEFRDSLACVDASAIYNHVFEARLRGQKGRSDFSIWLEEVLGLSQLAQSIERIDAYMYGLEGLRKKILCLCDQELQEGGQYS
- a CDS encoding ATP-binding cassette domain-containing protein, with the translated sequence MKENKIIELKDISIFRGKKQILHHVNWSTYQGQHWFILGNNGSGKTTLLEILMGYLWPQEGSVFILGQQYGKICIPDLRKKIGYVSTWIFNRMYKRYNVEDIVASGIDGSTSYLSEKNTDIVEQVHKMADAFSCVHLLEKSFGSISSGEQFKVILCRALINQPELLILDEPFAFLDIGARQKAYRLIEQIAIKPSAPQIVLVTHHLEDIRSFYTQGMIIKDGKIFQNGSKESILEPDNLNKVFDISDF